The following are encoded in a window of Pecten maximus chromosome 17, xPecMax1.1, whole genome shotgun sequence genomic DNA:
- the LOC117314902 gene encoding uncharacterized protein LOC117314902, protein MLSESGRQLMKITVIQFFITATIARVLPQMDRQYQPRNSPDSRFGPGPILTPVKFLSISKLQNSQLAYDADRARANDLQNSVNNGGMQPEYLEPISGAPKRIRIELARGSNKRVSITHRSGRRIHFTLMGRQDSTQNGPRQMRVMFKNRPQSVAMDMPANSVNVNEFSSEPPTFRTAVGGNSETNPRGPSKIVLIRNNGPSRVPKRVIVRTVTGSGSPNRRVVRIHFVRNNNNKNDVIQRGATRPEITMPSTNMDQYPQVNRMNNRGNVETTSGSTQGQGQSPLQNLLQSQFQDQINGQVLAELKGKIESLLQDQLQGQLQGQIQGHLQGQPKGQASSSPFPAEVVDIEEPEIASSHHGKTAQATPTLSPVTQEQSTSLPVDAEAEEL, encoded by the exons ATGCTTTCGGAGTCGGGAAGACAACTGATGAAGATCACAGTTATACAGTTCTTCATCACAGCAACAATTGCCAGAGTTTTACCTCAGATG GATCGCCAATACCAGCCCAGAAATTCGCCGGACTCTAGATTCGGCCCCGGTCCAATTTTGACCCCGGTCAAATTCCTGAGCATATCCAAGCTCCAGAACAGCCAATTAGCATACGATGCTGATCGTGCGCGAGCAAATGATCTTCAGAATAGCGTCAATAATGGTGGCATGCAACCTGAGTATTTGGAACCAATCAGTGGCGCGCCTAAGCGAATCAGAATCGAGCTCGCACGTGGATCTAACAAGAGGGTGTCAATTACACACAGATCCGGCAGACGAATCCATTTCACCTTAATGGGGAGACAAGACTCCACACAGAATGGTCCACGACAGATGAGGGTGATGTTTAAAAACAGACCTCAGAGCGTTGCCATGGATATGCCAGCCAACTCCGTTAATGTCAACGAGTTTTCCTCCGAGCCACCTACCTTCCGTACTGCTGTTGGTGGTAATTCTGAAACGAACCCACGAGGGCCTAGCAAGATCGTTCTTATAAGAAACAACGGTCCAAGTCGGGTACCAAAGCGTGTCATTGTTAGAACGGTAACCGGAAGCGGAAGTCCAAACAGACGTGTCGTGAGAATCCATTTCGTCaggaacaacaacaacaaaaatgacGTCATCCAAAGGGGAGCAACTCGCCCAGAGATCACTATGCCATCCACAAATATGGATCAATACCCACAGGTTAATAGAATGAACAACAGAGGAAACGTCGAGACAACTTCCGGTTCAACACAAGGTCAAGGCCAAAGTCCACTCCAGAATTTACTCCAAAGTCAATTTCAAGATCAAATCAATGGCCAAGTTCTAGCCGAACTTAAAGGAAAGATCGAAAGTTTGCTCCAGGATCAACTGCAAGGACAACTTCAAGGTCAAATTCAGGGTCATCTACAAGGTCAACCTAAAGGTCAAGCGTCTTCATCTCCCTTTCCTGCGGAAGTTGTCGATATCGAAGAACCGGAAATAGCATCATCCCACCACGGCAAAACAGCACAAGCAACACCTACCCTAAGTCCAGTGACACAGGAACAGTCGACTTCGCTCCCTGTGGATGCTGAAGCTGAAGAATTGTAA